In Salvia miltiorrhiza cultivar Shanhuang (shh) chromosome 4, IMPLAD_Smil_shh, whole genome shotgun sequence, the DNA window GGTAAAGACAGAGCCACCGGCGACAGTGCTGAAGATCTTGTTGAAGCAATTCATGATCTGAATCATCGTGAAGATCCTATTCCAGCGCATGTCGATGGAGATTATCAAGTAACTTTGGATGATGTGTATGAGTCCTTGGTAGTCGATGACATCACTAGTGAGAGCCAAAAAGCAGAGGCAACATCCCGTGGCATAACTAAGAAGAGAAAGGCAGGTGATGGACTAAACGGGATGTACGAGATGCTTGCAGAAATCAATCGCACGATACTAGTGCACCAAACAGGCCCTTAGTATTACAGATATACCAAACAATCATCTAAGCCTGTATACTAGTGCCCTATACTAGTGCACCAAACAGGCCCTTAGTATTAATAACCCTTATATTTAAATATGGACATAAAatagatttttattattttcggggTGTAAAATACCAACATCCAACAACTGGAGGTGCAAAATTACATAACATAGTTGTAGTTAGCTGATCAACTGTTCAAATTCACAGAACAAGGAACGACGTCGCTCGACGTGGCAACGCCAATGATGAAGCCTGATCAGCCACAGTCAGCGCCAAAGCCGTCGTCTTTGCGGTGGCAAATCCTCCGCCGCGCTCTTCTCCGCCGTCCATCCAATTCCCGTAAGCTTATCTATGCATATTTGCATTTGAAATCATTTCTACGCGCCAAAATCATTTCGTCAAACAAATAATTTGCAGATGATTCCAGTGAAAACATCAGTTTAGACACAGTATCGCGACGAACGAGAAGTGGATTCAATCTGATACCGTGCCATTTGGTGAATGACGGCGGCGAAGATCCGGATTCTTTATCTAGGAGAGATGTTTGTTTCCGCTACACATTGCCTCTTCCTAGTGCTCCTGAGCTTTGTCTACGGTGAGTTACGGATGCTAATGTACCGATAGTTGCCCAGTTGCTAGCTCAATTGGTTGTACCCTCGTAGCTTATGGTTGGTACTGTTGAAATGCTGCTTCAATTATGGTTTGTTGCGGTTGTGTAACTAGTGGCAATATGTTTATGCAGTCAAAGATGGGAAGATTGTGTTGATCTCAATGACTTTGAAGTCTGTAATCGATACGACATAGACAATACGGGACTTGTATGTAAGTAGAGTGTTATTTTCTCTTGATGACTACTTAGCTCTGTTTCCAGCTTAATTTGACCTTCCGAGCAATCAATGAAGCTCCCCAGAATGTTAACATGTCGAAACAATCAGTAATATCGAACTTGCTCAGTATTCTTTAACACGTCATTGTGAAGCTGGTCATACCAGTGAAACTTTTTTGAAGTGATTGTCCTTAGCAAGTGGTTTAGAAATATCTCAACTGGTTTACTGTTTGTAATTTCACCCATTTGACATCAGATTTTTGAAGGATGATAGATGAAGTTATTTAGGATGTGAAGAGTATTAATTAACAAGAATAGTAGTTTATTCTGATTCTGGTCAAACTCAAGCTAGTTTCAACTTGGAGTCTTGTTGTGTTGGCTCATTGTAGGGCATCAATCTGAATGAGCTTTCCTACACACAAAAGTTGATAATGATTGTATCACCTGATTACTGAATCTTAGAAATTTCAAGCCTTGAAAGAATTACACAAACTTCAATTGCTTGTGCTTGATCTCAGTCAATTAGTAAGTTACCTTAGCAGGTtaaatcaattttcatatcaaAGTGATTTTCTTGTTCAGTTTGAACTAATTTTTTGAAGGGCCTTAGATTATGTTGTTTGCCCTATTCTGCCTGCAAAGGTTTCATTACTGAGGAATGACATTGCCAACAATCGCTGTTCGTGTCATTGAAAGATGAACTAGTGGCCAATCAGTCTGGTTCCTCTGTGAGTAGTCATATATATAATGTAGAAGAAGGACTCCATAGCAAGATAATGTATAGGAGAATCACAATTTACTGGAATCCCATGTCAGTCAGTTTGTCATTGGTTGTACTTGGAAGTAGGTAAGGACACCATCTCCATAAGATGTTGGCAACCCAGATCAGGAATTTGAGCAATTCAGCTAAAAGGGCATTCTTCGTGCCTGTCTGAAGTAGAGTGTGATTTTCCTAGAAGTTAGTAAAAGAGTGATTTATTCTACTTTCTGATATCTACAAACTGGCAGAGGCTCAATTTATCCACAGTATTACTGATCTGAACAATCAACagaatttatagaggagttagATATGAACAGAGATGTGGGCCTTAACCTCTCTTTTACATTCTGTAGTATAGTTTTCGATTGCAATGGTTGCATAAGCCAGTATATATGTTGCAGAAGATGCTTGTAATTTGCATAAGTTGTTTGTAGTGACTGCATagcgaaattcaattaattagatacaATAttcgctcccttcaggattcgaacctaggtaAAAATTTTGTGCAGTATTATACtgcagcttatgcaacactatatactggcttatgcaatcattctcatttctcacgaaagatagcattctcaGTATAactcatccctatatatatatagtcataTATCAACAACGATGAAAAAGTTGATTGAtcacaaaaaaattgattagTTTCATTGGCTTGGCTTCATCATAGACTTGATAAATGTTTGAAACAGTTAAAATGACATGAAATCTTCCTAAAATGGCTTCAATCTAACTAATTCATATTAGGCTATCTGCAAGTCAGTTGTGCATGTAATAGGACTGCTACTTTAGGACAGAAATTATGACTTCTCTGTTCAGCAATATTGCCTTCCATTCATCCTGGTGGACTGGCTTGCTCCTATATTTCATGTCTGGTTCAATGTGAATTCTTGCATGGCTCTACAGCTGTATATTCCTAGCCACGGGTACCACTAAGTGTTCACATCTCTATAGAAGTTCATTTTCCAGTCCACTTGGGAACAGCATGCAGGCTGTAAGATATAACTGAAATAACATAAGTATTTTTTGCACAGAAATGATTAACTATAAAGCAGCCTTGGGAAAAAACTGAGCGACATCTTGATGAAGAAAATGAGCATTACATATCAGAGATTGGAGATGTCAGGGCATATGGTCGTGTTTCTAGATGTGGAATCACCATAAAATCGGGACTGCAATAACCAATAATCTTCTGTTTCTTCAGTGGTCTTTTCTCTCTGGGATTTCTTTTTCATGTATAGTATGAGAGAATGAAATTAAATGTCATGATGTAAAAGGAATTGACTTAATATACTTCTAGCCAAGGGTTACCAAATGGACATCATATGGGAAGAAAGGGTACACAAATACAGAAGATCTTCCAAAGATAGAAAATGAATACCAGTATACCACAAACTAAGTTCGACCAAGAGCTGCAATTAAGGAGTCTGCCTttgtcataatttttttatttcttcattCTTTCGTGCTACTGTTACTCCTCTGCTTCTTCCTTTCAGCATTTGGTAAGTGAAGCTTGATGTGCCTGGATGGGCCTCTTCtagatatttatattatattagatTAATATGGACATGGCATAGTAATTCAAACATCAGGTGATGTTTATCATCATTTACTTTCTTGTGGATCTTATAGCTCAAAAACTGAGTTCCCTTGAATGAAAAGTGGAACCTGTGGGCCAGATAAAAAGTCACTAAAGCAACAAATTAGAATTAGGAAAAAGTCCTAATCTGCATAATCCCATGACGAAAGTTACTTATGCCAAGTTTGGCACAACGAAGGCCAATGAGGTATTGTATAGGTTATTTTTGTAACAATGAGACCTGATAGTTGGAAGTCTGGTGCTGGTTTGAGACTTCAGACTAAATcagacaaaaaaagaaaaatcactTGATAACAAATCTGGATGACACATTTGCAGTGCGATATGTTTCTGTGATTAGAAAAGATGTTAGCAATCAGTTATGTTTAAGTATCATCTTCTTAAATGCTAAGGTTAAAAAACATGGAGATTCATTTTCTCAAGTTTGTTATTATGCTTTTAAAACAAGCACTCTCAAACTGGAGGTCCATGTTGCCAATTCTATTTCTGGAATTATTAGGTTTAAGACATGCAAGCTTGTTGGTTTTTACTGTATTTGTCTTGTTATTACATCCTTCTCTAGGGACATATTTTGACACAATACAATATGGGAAGTTTGTACATTAATTTTCCAAACATTTGGTCTTGTATGTATCTGATGTATTTGACAAACCAAAACTACTTTTTGCATCTCATTCATGTATATCtgagaaataaaattatttaaagttaTATTGAACTTTCCTAAGTTGTTTTCTAGCCAAGTTTTTGTAGTTCGTATACATGATTCAAgaaatgataatatttttctGCTCAAACCACTCTTTCTTCTAAATCCATGACTACATGTTCTGAGGAACACTTATAttcatagatttttttttttttgttaacagGTCAGTGGCCTTCAGAGGATGTACTTGCTTATTATTGCATGTCACATCTTGATTATTTCAGGTTTATTAATAACCTTGATTCATTTGGTTGCTACAGCATTTCTGCTGgatttttttctaattcattCTCTATGTTTTTAGGAATAAAAGAGTTATTGAACTTGGATCAGGGTACGGGCTTGCTGGTTTTGTTATTGCTATGGCTGCAGAAGCGTTAGAAGTGGTGATATCAGATGGAAACCCTCAAGTTGTTGATTGTATCCTCTTActttatttaatcaaatgatAGGGCAGGCTTATGTATAGGAATATTACTTCATGGTATCTACTTTCTGGACAGTTTTAATTCTTTGATTTAGCAGTGTGCAGCATGCTCAAAATGACTGATTATGCTGCATTTTTCACAATAATGGGCTATGTACTTGTCAAGCTCTTGGCACCTTAAATTAAGATAGGAAACCAGGAAAATAGAGTTCTGAATACCTTTTTGAAGCCCCACTTTTTGTTTGGTGATAAACTTCCAAGATATAAGTATGACATAGAAACATCGTGGCTTCAAGCCTGCAAGAAGTCTCAGCATCTAAGTGGTACCAATTAGTTTTGAGTACAAATCAATATAATGATGCTGTGGTATAGCTCACCTTTTTCTGGTAGAATATGCATAGGAGTAGTATACAGCTTAATGTTGTGTGCTGCCACCAAGGGATTTAAAATAGTACactctaagcatgaacacttctATACATTGAGGATTGTTTTGATGGAAATAAAGAAGTTGATCTTATTGGACCACTTTTAATACATTGTAGGTCTGCATGTTTCATGAATTGTTCTACGTAGAATGAAGGTTCTTAACAAGCAGATATACAGCATAACATCAATATC includes these proteins:
- the LOC131023963 gene encoding calmodulin-lysine N-methyltransferase-like yields the protein MMKPDQPQSAPKPSSLRWQILRRALLRRPSNSHDSSENISLDTVSRRTRSGFNLIPCHLVNDGGEDPDSLSRRDVCFRYTLPLPSAPELCLRQRWEDCVDLNDFEVCNRYDIDNTGLVCQWPSEDVLAYYCMSHLDYFRNKRVIELGSGYGLAGFVIAMAAEALEVVISDGNPQVVDYIQHNININSAALGSTKVKSMILHWDQHVVSDISGTFDIIVASDCTFFKKFHKGLARTIRCLLKEHGPSEAILFSPKRGDSLDKFLLEVEASGLHFTITETYDAEIWRRHKSIINGDHSWPNYESDHCYPLLVSITR